In one window of Brassica rapa cultivar Chiifu-401-42 chromosome A07, CAAS_Brap_v3.01, whole genome shotgun sequence DNA:
- the LOC103829444 gene encoding SKP1-like protein 3 isoform X3 — protein MSKKIIFESSEGESFEVDEAVALECQTIKNMIEDDCTDGGIPLANVNSATLSKVIDYCKKHVEAAAAAEANAGDKDIYGANKDIELKTWDEEFVKVDQPLLFDLMLAANFLIIPGLLDLTCKTMMRGKTVLQIREIFHIKKDYTDAEEAEVRKENAWAFE, from the exons ATGTCGAAGAAGATCATCTTCGAGAGCTCCGAAGGCGAATCTTTCGAGGTCGATGAAGCCGTTGCGCTCGAGTGTCAGACGATCAAGAACATGATCGAGGACGACTGCACCGATGGCGGAATCCCTCTTGCAAACGTCAACAGTGCAACCCTCAGCAAGGTTATCGACTACTGCAAGAAACACGTCGAAGCAGCCGCAGCCGCCGAAGCCAACGCCGGAGACAAAGACATCTACGGTGCTAACAAAGACATCGAGCTCAAGACTTGGGACGAAGAATTCGTCAAAGTCGACCAGCCTCTCCTCTTTGATCTCATGCTT GCTGCAAACTTTCTGATCATCCCTGGACTTCTTGACCTAACGTGCAAGACTATGATGAGAGGCAAGACTGTGCTTCAGATTCGCGAAATCTTCCACATCAAGAAAGACTACACAGATGCGGAAGAAGCTGAGGTTCGCAAGGAGAATGCATGGGCCTTTGAGTGA
- the LOC103829444 gene encoding SKP1-like protein 3 isoform X1 — protein MSKKIILESSEGESFEVDEAVALECQTIKNMIEDDCTDGGIPLANVNSATLSKVIDYCKKHVEAAAAAGANAGDKDIYGANEDIELKTWDEDFVKVDQPLLFDLMLAANFLNIPGLLDLTTKTVADMMRGKTVLQIREIFHIKKDYTDAEEAEVRKENAWAFE, from the exons ATGTCGAAGAAGATCATCCTCGAGAGCTCCGAAGGCGAATCTTTCGAGGTCGATGAAGCCGTTGCGCTCGAGTGTCAGACGATCAAGAACATGATCGAGGACGACTGCACCGATGGCGGAATCCCTCTTGCAAACGTCAACAGTGCAACCCTCAGCAAGGTTATCGACTACTGCAAGAAACACGTCGAAGCAGCCGCAGCCGCCGGAGCCAACGCCGGAGACAAAGACATCTACGGTGCTAACGAAGACATCGAGCTCAAGACTTGGGACGAAGATTTCGTCAAAGTCGACCAGCCTCTCCTCTTTGATCTCATGCTT GCTGCAAACTTTCTGAACATCCCTGGACTTCTTGACCTAACGACCAAGACTGTGGCCGATATGATGAGAGGCAAGACTGTGCTTCAGATTCGCGAAATCTTCCACATCAAGAAAGACTACACAGATGCGGAAGAAGCTGAGGTTCGCAAGGAGAATGCATGGGCCTTTGAGTGA
- the LOC103829444 gene encoding SKP1-like protein 3 isoform X2, with amino-acid sequence MSKKIILESSEGESFEVDEAVALECQTIKNMIEDDCTDGGIPLANVNSATLSKVIDYCKKHVEAAAAAGANAGDKDIYGANEDIELKTWDEDFVKVDQPLLFDLMLAANFLNIPGLLDLTTKTVADMMRGKTVLQIREIFHIKKDYTDAEEAEVRKENAWAFE; translated from the exons ATGTCGAAGAAGATCATCCTCGAGAGCTCCGAAGGCGAATCTTTCGAGGTCGATGAAGCCGTTGCGCTCGAGTGTCAGACGATCAAGAACATGATCGAGGACGACTGCACCGATGGCGGAATCCCTCTTGCAAACGTCAACAGTGCAACCCTCAGCAAGGTTATCGACTACTGCAAGAAACACGTCGAAGCAGCCGCAGCCGCCGGAGCCAACGCCGGAGACAAAGACATCTACGGTGCTAACGAAGACATCGAGCTCAAGACTTGGGACGAAGATTTCGTCAAAGTCGACCAGCCTCTCCTCTTTGATCTCATGCTT GCTGCAAACTTTCTGAACATCCCTGGACTTCTTGACCTAACGACCAAGACTGTGGCCGATATGATGAGAG GCAAGACTGTGCTTCAGATTCGCGAAATCTTCCACATCAAGAAAGACTACACAGATGCGGAAGAAGCTGAGGTTCGCAAGGAGAATGCATGGGCCTTTGAGTGA
- the LOC117126838 gene encoding uncharacterized protein LOC117126838, with protein sequence MGAMSIRRSLSPLHAECEALIWAMECMKTLQISEVVFATDCSQLVKMVSTPTERPAFTTHMEEFLRCKEFFLNFTIQHIPRAQNTLADKLARGARTSPSAMVYVDSVPPRWLSDQESS encoded by the coding sequence ATGGGTGCAATGTCTATTCGCAGGAGTCTATCACCTTTACATGCTGAATGTGAAGCGTTGATATGGGCGATGGAGTGCATGAAGACCCTACAAATCTCAGAGGTGGTGTTTGCAACAgactgttctcaattggtgaagatggtgtctacACCGACAGAACGGCCGGCGTTCACTACACACATGGAGGAGTTTCTGCGATGTAAGGAATTCTTTCTCAACTTTACTATCCAGCATATACCAAGGGCGCAAAATACTCTGGCGGACAAGCTGGCACGAGGTGCTAGAACTTCGCCATctgctatggtttatgttgacTCAGTTCCTCCGAGGTGGCTCTCGGATCAGGAATCTTCTTAG
- the LOC103829446 gene encoding SKP1-like protein 4 — MSKKITLKSSDGVSFQVDEAVALMSPRIKRMIEDDRTGNGITIPNVNSAALAKVIEYCKKHVEANADDTELKAWDLDFARALEGLDKDAFFAVASAAHSLNIGGLFDLTCKSVAEMVSGKTVDQIRDIFHIKNDYTDAEEAKMRKENAWAFE, encoded by the exons ATGTCGAAGAAGATCACCCTCAAGAGCTCCGACGGCGTATCTTTCCAGGTCGATGAAGCCGTTGCGCTCATGTCTCCGAGAATCAAGCGCATGATCGAAGACGACCGCACCGGTAATGGAATCACTATTCCAAACGTGAACAGTGCAGCCCTCGCAAAGGTTATCGAGTACTGCAAGAAGCACGTCGAAGCCAACGCTGATGACACTGAGCTCAAGGCTTGGGACTTAGATTTCGCCAGAGCTCTCGAGGGCCTCGACAAGGATGCTTTCTTCGCTGTCGCCTCT GCTGCACATTCTCTGAACATCGGTGGACTTTTTGACCTAACGTGCAAGAGTGTGGCCGAAATGGTGAGCGGCAAGACTGTAGATCAGATTCGCGATATCTTCCACATCAAGAACGACTATACAGATGCGGAAGAAGCTAAGATGCGCAAGGAGAATGCATGGGCCTTTGAGTGA